The window GGTGTTGCTGTGATGATCCACGGAGTAGTTGGTGTAGTTGAGCAGATTGACATTGACCGTGCCGCCGACGCCGAAACGCGCCGCCGCCGACAGCGGCGTGCTGTCCTTGTCGGTCAGGCCCAGGCCGACGCGGAACTCGGCGGTGCCGCTGGCATTGAGGTCGAAGTTGAACCGCAGGCCCTTCTGGGTCTCATGGTCGACGCCCTTTTTCATCAGCTCCAGGGGCTTGATGTTGCCGCCGAACAGATCGTCGACGAAGCGATCGATGCCTTCATCGGGTACGGTGAACAGCACGCCGTCGCGCTGGGTGGTGGTCGCCGTGCCGGTGACGTCCACCCCCAGGCGCAGGGCGGGGGTCAGCCGGCGATCGTTGCCGATGTCGACCTTGGTGTACTGGTTGACCTCGTCACTCTTGAAGAACCCGGGCCAATAGTCCTTGCCACCCCCGACGCCGCCGCTGACGCTGCCGGAGCCTTCGCGTTGCAGGTACACGGTGATGCCCTTGTCGGCGCGTTCGGCGCTGAGGTTGTAGTTGCGTGCACCGCCCACCGACCCGCTCGGCCAGGGGCCCATGCCCTTGTTGGCCAGCGACACGAACGGTGTGCTGAGGTTGAGCCCGTAGCTGCGCTGCAGGGTGATTTCATCGTCGGGATGCTCCAGTTGCTTGAGCGATGCCTTGAGCTTGTCCGCCAGTTCCGCCTGGGTCTTGCTGCCGGTGGCCGCCCGCAGGTTGACGCTGACGGCGTGGTCCTCCTTCTTGAAACCGTTGAGGAAGGCTTTCACGCCATCGTAGGAGGCCTCGAGGTTGGCGTGGTCGGTGAAGCCCATGTCGGTCATCTGCTTGACCGGGTGTTCGCCGTACTGCTTGTCACGCAACTGGCCCAGGTCCTTTTTCAGCTGATCCAGCTGGCGGCTGTTGTCGGCTCCGGGGCTGAGCATCTCGACCTTGTCCAGCAGTGTGCCGAGGTCCTTGAGGGTCACCACATCCAGGGCCACCCGGGCCTTGGTCAGGCCGAGGCTGTCGCTGGCGTCGCGACGCTGGCCCAAGGGGATGTCGGCCTTCTGGTGGGAGAGCTGCATGCCGTTGTCGCGCAGGGTCTTGAGCAGCGCCCCGGTCTTGTTCTGCTCCGACGGGGCGACATGCTCCAGGGCGCCTTGCAGCTCCTTGATCAGGTCGTGGCCGGAGCTGGCGATGTTGAGCTTCTGCGAGAGGTTGTCGAGCTTCATGCTCAATTGGGTGCGCTTGGACGGCTCCGACAGTTCGCCGTGGATATTGAGCAGGCCTTCCTTCTGTTGCAGCAGTTTCGACTTGCCGTGCTGCTGGCCCAGGTGCCGGGTGGCGCGCAGGCTGTTGTCCTCCAGTTCGCCGCGGAACGCTTCCAGGTCCTCCAGCAGCCCGGCCCCTTGCGGGCCGAGGTCAAGCCGGCCGATTCGCGACTTCAGGTCCTGGCCGGCTGCGGCGGGTTGCTGGGTGTGGCTGAGCAGTTCCAGGCGCTTGAACAGCGGCCCCTCCGACTCGTAGAGCGGGCGCAGGCCCTCGCGGCCATGGTGGCGGTGCTGGATGTGGTTGCCGATGTTCTTCAACACCCGTGGCGTTTCCAGCCCAGGCCGGAAGATGTTGGCGCGAATGAACTCGCTGGTGCTGGCGCGGTTGCTGCGTTCCAGGCCACTGCGACCCATGGCGTTGGCGCCGAAGCGGGCGGTCAGGCCGGTACCGGGAATGCGCGCGGTCTTCTCGTCACCCCGGATGCGCCCGAACATTTCGCTCAGGGCATTGTGGTCGGCCGGGCGCGGGGTGAGCGGTTGCCAGGTGCGGCCCTTGAGTTGCAACTGCGAGTGATCGGCGCTGTCCTTGAGGGTGACGCTGAGGCTGTTGTCGTCGGCGGTCCGAATGCTCTCCAGCTTGCGCCCGGCAGGTAGTGGTACCGGTTTCCACTGCGCTTCGGGGCGGAGTTCGGCCGGGCTGGCCTGCCAGTCGTCACGGGCCATGGTGAACAGCTTGCCCTCGGTGGTCAGGGCGTGCAGGTTGTGGTTTTCGTCCAGGGCCAGGGAGGCGACGGTGCCTTCCAGGTCGATGCGACTGAGGTCGCTGACCTGGCCGTCCTTGTGGTGGGCTGTCAGGCGATCGCTGGCATCGAGGGCGACGAACTGCTTTTCGTTGAGCATGGCGAAGGCCGTGACATGCCGGTCGTCCAGGCCTGGCAGCGGCTCGCCGAGGCTGGCCTGGGTGGTACGTGGCGGCTGGTTCAGATTATGGCTGGAACCGACGCTGACCGAGTTGTAGCGCGGGCTGACGTCGAGCTTGCGCAGCGTACCGTCCTGCAGCAGGTAGGCCTTGCTGTCGATACCGCGTTGCAGCTGCGTGACGTCCTTGATGCCGGTGTCTTTCCAGTCCTGGCTGGTGGAGTCCCAGCTTTGCACCCGCTGATCGCTGAGGCCGACACGGCCCAGGCGGTCGAGGTCGAAGGTCGCCGCCGGCGTGGGCGGCTCGCTGCCGGGCAGGCCACGACGGTTGTCGAGTACCAGGGCATCCGTGAGGTTCCAGCCGCCCTTGAGGCGCTGGTTCTGTTCGTCCAGCGCGTGGGAGTGGGTTTGCCCGGACTTGTCGCTGAGCAGCACATGCAGCTCGCCCTGGTCACCGGGCAGGAAACCGCTGACCTGGCGGGCTCCGCCGAGGCGTTCACCAGTGGGGTGGAAGTGCTCCTCGGGCATCAACCGCAGGGTGGGCGAGTCCTGTTGCAGATCCGCGCGCTTGGCACTGTACAGGCGACCCTCGGTGTCGCTGACGAACAGCCGGTCGTGGCTCAGTCCGATGCTCTTGGGTTCGGCCTGGCCACCGTTGAGTTCCAGGGTCTTGGGCGCCGACTGTCGTGGCGGTTGCTGGTTGAGGTCGATCAGGTGCAGGGTCTGGCTGTCGTCGCCGCTGAGGGTCGCGGCGTGGTGGTCGGCACTGACCGAGAAAGCCTTGAGCGCCGGTACTTCAACGTGGGGCACATCCTGGCTGGTCAGGTCGACCAGGGCGTCACCGGTCTGCCCGTACAGCTTGCCGTTGCCCTGGCTGGCCAGCTGGCTGAACTTGAGGTGGCCGGTTTCCTCGGGCAGCCGCCAGGCCGCGTTGGCGTGGTCGAATTCGTACAGCTGCTGCTCATGCAGGCGCAGCGGCTGGCCGTCACGATCCTGGTGGATACCGGTCAGGTGGGCGAGATGGGCGCGGCCGATGGTTTGCAGCGGGTTGCTTTTCTGCCCGCCATGGCTGACCTGTGCGGCGTTGTCCTGCAGTTCCAGGCTGGGTGTCGTGGGGGCCGAGCCGGCCTGGGTGCCCTCAGCCTGGCTGCTGCGCAGGACGACCAGGGCCGACGGTGTCTGTTTCAGGTGCAGCAGGTGGCCGCCCTGGTCCAGCAACAGATGATCCTGGCCGTTGCGGTCGCTGTGGCTGGCCTGGTAGCTCTGCCCGGCACGGCCCAGCGCATCGTGCAGCAGTTCGCCGACGGCTGCCGGCTTGAAGCCCTGGAAGTCGGCCGCG of the Pseudomonas vanderleydeniana genome contains:
- a CDS encoding AvrE-family type 3 secretion system effector, with amino-acid sequence MQSTIQRAAANHTAAIAQTGQNTQGLEQRPEQPSQRSSHSLRAFGQRIMRSIGQLTQDLRATPRQTSRSNNTTAPAPSRDEQAASAAARQTRQPGSRLQGGAGLGPSLMAGTRQAPGTSQLGSTREIEQAPEASTEASTSSSGQRLERSNAGRFDGRNERIQRQAAADTPGASVQLDAKGAADFQGFKPAAVGELLHDALGRAGQSYQASHSDRNGQDHLLLDQGGHLLHLKQTPSALVVLRSSQAEGTQAGSAPTTPSLELQDNAAQVSHGGQKSNPLQTIGRAHLAHLTGIHQDRDGQPLRLHEQQLYEFDHANAAWRLPEETGHLKFSQLASQGNGKLYGQTGDALVDLTSQDVPHVEVPALKAFSVSADHHAATLSGDDSQTLHLIDLNQQPPRQSAPKTLELNGGQAEPKSIGLSHDRLFVSDTEGRLYSAKRADLQQDSPTLRLMPEEHFHPTGERLGGARQVSGFLPGDQGELHVLLSDKSGQTHSHALDEQNQRLKGGWNLTDALVLDNRRGLPGSEPPTPAATFDLDRLGRVGLSDQRVQSWDSTSQDWKDTGIKDVTQLQRGIDSKAYLLQDGTLRKLDVSPRYNSVSVGSSHNLNQPPRTTQASLGEPLPGLDDRHVTAFAMLNEKQFVALDASDRLTAHHKDGQVSDLSRIDLEGTVASLALDENHNLHALTTEGKLFTMARDDWQASPAELRPEAQWKPVPLPAGRKLESIRTADDNSLSVTLKDSADHSQLQLKGRTWQPLTPRPADHNALSEMFGRIRGDEKTARIPGTGLTARFGANAMGRSGLERSNRASTSEFIRANIFRPGLETPRVLKNIGNHIQHRHHGREGLRPLYESEGPLFKRLELLSHTQQPAAAGQDLKSRIGRLDLGPQGAGLLEDLEAFRGELEDNSLRATRHLGQQHGKSKLLQQKEGLLNIHGELSEPSKRTQLSMKLDNLSQKLNIASSGHDLIKELQGALEHVAPSEQNKTGALLKTLRDNGMQLSHQKADIPLGQRRDASDSLGLTKARVALDVVTLKDLGTLLDKVEMLSPGADNSRQLDQLKKDLGQLRDKQYGEHPVKQMTDMGFTDHANLEASYDGVKAFLNGFKKEDHAVSVNLRAATGSKTQAELADKLKASLKQLEHPDDEITLQRSYGLNLSTPFVSLANKGMGPWPSGSVGGARNYNLSAERADKGITVYLQREGSGSVSGGVGGGKDYWPGFFKSDEVNQYTKVDIGNDRRLTPALRLGVDVTGTATTTQRDGVLFTVPDEGIDRFVDDLFGGNIKPLELMKKGVDHETQKGLRFNFDLNASGTAEFRVGLGLTDKDSTPLSAAARFGVGGTVNVNLLNYTNYSVDHHSNTGQLQESSRNRPRLLNSLGGSLFARAQIAGSNTPASSAATPPSQGVVAPLGGAVTASVDNKTTKRVKFTFKEAESLTSAGLSKLGTSLGKAFKDPASQRELTRLADMNQPEYAGLGAKEKLHRQLQGLEQHFADKPAGNDEQYAALRALKRAGVQQQAAEARHSMLDGGRIESSYTNLSRLNEQSAVSKVMSLVSPLHSTSNAERVSALLDHDPTLKALVKDMQNTPGTLARVRLELKDHVQDRIDEGSRSGNLSQKELAALLSDRDNMRVKAITVYQSVSQPESFTSPLPLVSYSSSASLNVNKTLGKINFSYGQDQDTPKSYFLDGELSRPGQPLKSAVGALKKDGLELKS